The proteins below come from a single Triticum aestivum cultivar Chinese Spring chromosome 5D, IWGSC CS RefSeq v2.1, whole genome shotgun sequence genomic window:
- the LOC123125190 gene encoding transcription factor bHLH14-like, translating into MDELLTPYAPFFPSSPPSQFSTAEGHPHQVFELASCEVPEQWLVGDTVVPAKSEDGDHVWPAGSSSLSPDSELPGESLQASTTKRRGRKPGPRPEGPAVSHVEAERQRRDKLNRRFCDLRAAVPKVSRMDKASLLADAVAYITDLRSCVARLEEEGRQAAAARWEASNASASSSWGGHAGASLHHLAGDDVVQVRMVGKDAAAVRVTSSGRAPHAPARLMSALRSLELQVQHACVNRVQGVTVQDVVVDVPAALQDDDGDGALRSALLQRLRCTA; encoded by the coding sequence ATGGACGAGCTTCTCACCCCGTACGCCCCTTTCTTCCCGTCATCGCCGCCTTCCCAGTTCTCCACCGCCGAGGGGCACCCCCACCAGGTCTTCGAGCTCGCCTCCTGCGAGGTCCCCGAGCAATGGCTGGTCGGCGACACCGTCGTGCCGGCCAAGAGCGAGGACGGGGATCACGTGTGGCCTGCGGGGAGCTCCTCGCTGTCCCCGGACTCCGAGTTGCCGGGGGAGAGCCTGCAGGCATCGACGACGAAGCGGCGTGGGCGGAAGCCCGGGCCGCGGCCTGAGGGGCCCGCCGTCAGCCACGTGGAGGCCGAGAGGCAGCGCCGCGACAAGCTGAATCGCCGGTTCTGCGACCTGCGCGCCGCCGTGCCCAAGGTGTCCCGCATGGACAAGGCCTCCCTCCTCGCCGACGCCGTCGCCTACATCACCGACCTGCGGTCCTGCGTCGCGCGGCTCGAGGAAGAGGGCCGGCAGGCGGCCGCCGCGAGGTGGGAGGCGTCGAACGCGTCCGCTTCTTCGTCCTGGGGCGGCCACGCCGGGGCCTCCCTGCACCACCTGGCCGGCGACGACGTGGTGCAGGTGCGGATGGTGGGGAAGGACGCGGCGGCGGTGCGCGTGACGAGCTCGGGACGAGCCCCGCACGCGCCGGCGCGGCTGATGAGCGCGCTCCGGTCGCTAGAGCTGCAGGTGCAGCACGCGTGCGTGAACCGCGTGCAGGGCGTGACGGTGCAGGACGTCGTCGTCGACGTGCCCGCGGCCCTAcaggacgacgacggcgacggcgcccTCCGGTCCGCGCTGCTCCAGAGGCTACGTTGCACCGCATAG
- the LOC123125191 gene encoding uncharacterized protein: protein MASTGVKDFYRQKKKGGVGKTSASSKKKTQNYTGGASVGASNKAQTAALISHGSLDLKDDFSEQEEQLRQFDMDMKFGPCIGVNRLQRWERASAMGLQPPPHLRDLLARASSGNNRNNGGPSPECLWEDVATSTLPVLSSVYPARVACLFFSLQNYAILERI, encoded by the exons ATGGCTTCTACTGGCGTGAAAGATTTCTACCGGCAGAAGAAGAAAGGAGGTGTCGGCAAAACTTCAGCATCTTCCAAGAAGAAAACACAGAATTACACTGGAGGGGCCTCTGTTGGGGCCTCGAATAAGGCTCAGACAGCAGCACTAATTTCTCACGGATCCTTAGACCTCAAAG atgaTTTCAGTGAGCAAGAGGAGCAGCTGCGGCAGTTTGACATGGACATGAAGTTTGGCCCGTGCATCGGTGTCAACCGGCTTCAGCGCTGGGAGCGTGCTTCCGCCATGGGCCTCCAGCCACCGCCCCACCTTCGTGATCTCCTAGCGCGCGCCTCCTCCGGAAACAACCGCAACAACGGCGGCCCCTCCCCTGAGTGCCTCTGGGAGG ATGTTGCTACTTCCACTCTGCCAGTGTTATCTTCAGTTTACCCTGCGCGAGTTGCGTGCCTCTTTTTTTCCCTTCAGAATTATGCCATCCTCGAGAGGATTTAA
- the LOC123125192 gene encoding pentatricopeptide repeat-containing protein At2g36980, mitochondrial-like — protein MSLHPQAGRAAARAAEHGAIAGLAAATSRIASHGRAGDAAAARAVFDAMPRRDAVAWNAMLTAYARAGQPRAALALFAGMGTPDAFSLTAALSAAASLRCPHAGAQLHARLLRLGLRAPLPVGNALVAMYARCARADDAARAFREMRDRNALSWCSLLHAYVASGRMALARELFDEMPAGSISSVAWNTLLTGYSRSGNAEQCLLLFNEMRVSGLSCDDATLCILIDACTELRYPSTGVAVHKIVVQSGWNAIPEVNNSLISFYSKFSLLDHAVKIFESMVSRTVVSWNSLIDAYTRLGHIEQAAALFQSAPETNAISWTSMIGGFARNGCADDALALFVKMLAHEHICR, from the coding sequence ATGAGCCTACACCCACAGGCGGGCCGCGCCGCGGCACGCGCGGCAGAGCATGGAGCCATCGCCGGcctggccgccgccacctccagGATCGCCTCCCACGGCCGCGCCGGCGACGCCGCCGCGGCGCGCGCCGTGTTCGACGCGATGCCCCGCCGCGACGCCGTCGCGTGGAACGCCATGCTCACCGCCTACGCCCGCGCCGGCCAGCCGCGCGCGGCCCTCGCGCTCTTCGCCGGCATGGGCACGCCGGACGCCTTCTCCCTCACCGCAGCGCTCTCCGCggcggcctccctccgctgccctCACGCAGGCGCGCAGCTCCAcgcccgcctcctccgcctcggccTGCGCGCGCCGCTCCCCGTCGGCAACGCGCTCGTCGCCATGTACGCCAGGTGCGCCCGCGCAGACGACGCCGCGCGCGCCTTCCGGGAGATGCGCGACCGCAACGCGCTGTCGTGGTGCTCGCTCCTCCACGCCTACGTCGCCTCGGGCCGTATGGCGCTGGCGCGCGAGCTGTTTGACGAAATGCCCGCTGGAAGCATCAGCAGTGTTGCCTGGAACACGCTGCTCACGGGGTATTCCCGCAGTGGCAATGCCGAGCAGTGTCTGCTTCTGTTCAACGAGATGCGGGTGTCGGGGCTGTCTTGCGACGATGCAACGCTCTGCATTCTAATCGACGCTTGCACGGAGCTGCGCTACCCATCCACCGGGGTTGCAGTCCACAAGATCGTTGTGCAGAGTGGCTGGAATGCAATCCCCGAAGTCAATAACTCACTTATTTCCTTCTACAGTAAGTTCAGCTTGCTAGATCATGCCGTCAAGATCTTCGAGTCTATGGTGAGTAGAACCGTCGTGTCCTGGAATTCACTGATCGATGCATACACAAGGCTTGGCCACATTGAACAAGCTGCTGCTCTGTTTCAAAGTGCTCCTGAGACCAATGCCATCTCCTGGACTTCGATGATTGGAGGTTTTGCGAGGAATGGCTGCGCAGATGATGCCCTTGCACTATTTGTCAAGATGCTGGCACACGAGCATATCTGTCGATAG
- the LOC123122218 gene encoding probable 1-acylglycerol-3-phosphate O-acyltransferase, whose product MRRAAAAATARTRIGMAAEEVRQASAAATAAEAASASVPAPAGSRWARVWPSALRWIPTSTERIIAAEKRLLSILKTGYVQEQVNIGSAPPGSKVKWFRSSSDEPRFINTVTFDSKENAPTLVMVHGYGASQGFFFRNFDALASRFRVIAIDQLGWGGSSRPDFDCRSTEETEAWFIDSFEEWRKAKNLSNFILLGHSFGGYVAAKYALQHPEHVQHLILVGSAGFSSETDHSSEWLTKFRATWKGMLVNHLWESNFTPQRIVRGLGPWGPDLVRRYTTARFGSHSTGELLTENESSLLTDYIYHTLAAKASGELCLKHIFSLGAFARKPLLHSASDWKVPTTFIYGHDDWMNYQGAQQARKDMKVPCEIIRVPQGGHFVFIDNPAGFHSAIFYACRKFLSGDAGEGLSLPDGLISA is encoded by the exons ATgcgccgggccgccgccgccgccaccgccaggaCCAGGATCGGGATGGCGGCGGAGGAGGTCAGGCAGGCGTCCGCGGCCGCCACGGCGGCCGAGGCCGCGTCCGCGTCGGTGCCGGCCCCCGCGGGCTCCCGCTGGGCGCGGGTCTGGCCCTCCGCGCTGCGCTGGATCCCCACCTCCACCGAACGCATCATCGCCGCCGAGAAGCGCCTCCTCTCCATCCTCAA AACTGGGTATGTCCAAGAACAAGTCAACATTGGCTCTGCTCCACCTGGGTCAAAAGTAAAATGGTTTAGGTCATCAAGTGATGAGCCAAGGTTCATCAATACAGTGACATTTGATAGCAAGGAGAATGCTCCCACCCTTGTCATGGTCCATGGTTATGGTGCTTCACAGGGGTTCTTCTTTAGAAACTTTGATGCCCTTGCAAGCCGTTTCCGGGTGATTGCCATCGACCAGCTTGG TTGGGGTGGATCAAGCAGACCTGACTTTGACTGTAGAAGTACTGAAG AAACCGAGGCCTGGTTCATAGATTCTTTTGAGGAATGGCGCAAAGCAAAAAACCTCAGTAATTTTATATTGCTTGGTCATTCTTTCGGAGGATATGTTGCGGCAAAGTATGCCTTACAG CATCCTGAACATGTTCAGCACTTGATTTTGGTTGGTTCTGCTGGCTTTTCGTCAGAAACAGATCATAGTTCTGAGTGGTTAACCAAGTTCCGTGCAACGTGGAAAGGCATGCTAGTAAACCATCTTTGGGAGTCCAATTTTACTCCTCAAAGAATTGTGAG AGGATTAGGTCCTTGGGGCCCAGATTTAGTTCGGAGATATACCACTGCTAGGTTTGGCTCACATTCAACAGGTGAATTACTAACAGAAAATGAGTCCTCCTTGCTGACAG ATTACATTTACCACACTTTAGCTGCCAAAGCTAGTGGAGAGCTGTGCTTAAAACATATTTTTTCCTTGGGGGCATTTGCAAGGAAACCACTTCTGCACAG TGCATCCGACTGGAAAGTGCCAACTACTTTCATATATGGTCATGACGATTGGATGAATTACCAAGGGGCGCAGCAAGCACGCAAGGACATGAAAGTTCCTTGCGAAATCATCAGAGTCCCACAG GGAGGACATTTTGTGTTTATAGATAACCCTGCGGGGTTCCACTCGGCGATCTTCTACGCGTGCCGGAAATTTTTATCTGGAGATGCAGGGGAGGGTCTCTCGCTTCCTGATGGCTTGATATCTGCATGA